Proteins from a genomic interval of Colletotrichum higginsianum IMI 349063 chromosome 6, whole genome shotgun sequence:
- a CDS encoding Not1 domain-containing protein — MAARKLQQEVDKCFKKVAEGVAEFEAIYEKIEQSNNISQKEKLEDNLKREIKKLQRQRDQIKTWAASNDIKDKAPLLEHRRLIETQMEKFKAVEKAMKTKAYSKEGLASSAKLDPQEQAKAEASDFLNNMVDELEQQIETLEAEAEAIQATMKKGKTQTAKAERMAEIERIIERHKWHQGKLELIRRSLENGGVDTDQVTDLEETIRYYVSDGMNDDFVEDEEMYEELNLDEEEGVYGVPQDGDKGSSQDTQSLAEEPTPEPEVIKPPPKPKAVADASASGRRSSAQSKSPLPALATLHTPLQTISSNGAANGPTMKPASVPTRPAEGLKYASAAAAAAASDKIGISPLPPPPGAAPITTGTPAAQSKSSAAGSPATTPAHPVAAKEPEPKPQSAAPSSIASEPQATIAKPTPAQTKAEKRALKNQAAVEASAAAKASQTNGTRNGVKPAVGEEEEEESIYHLPSSLQDLVESFEASRKRPAPFSSPSTQRMLQASQAMCPDIMDTDVPRTYRPELRLNSSAANFPQEPLALFDDPRLYSRIDPDTLFYVFYYKQGTPQQYLAAKSLKDQSWRFHKQYQTWFQRHEEPKNITEEFEQGTYRFFDYESTWMNRRKADFKFAYKFLEDDV; from the exons ATGGCAGCACGGAAACTTCAACAAGAAGTCGACAAGTGCTTCAAGAAGGTGGCCGAAGGCgtggccgagttcgaggccATCTACGAGAAGATTGAGCAGTCCAACAACATCTCCCAAAAAGAGAAGCTGGAGGACAACCTCAAGCGCGAAATTAAGAAGCTACAGAGACAGCGCGATCAGATCAAGACATGGGCGGCAAGCAATGATATCAAAGACAAGGCTCCTTTACTGGAGCACCGCCGACTGATCGAGACG CAAATGGAAAAGTTCAAGGCGGTCGAGAAGGCCATGAAGACTAAGGCATACTCCAAGGAAGGGTTGGCCTCTTCAGCAAAGCTCGACCCCCAAGAACAGGCAAAGGCGGAAGCAAGCGATTTCCTTAACAATATGGTGGACGAGCTGGAGCAACAAATCGAGACCctcgaagccgaagccgaggcgATACAGGCCACCatgaagaagggcaagaccCAGACTGCCAAGGCGGAACGAATGGCCGAAATCGAGCGCATCATCGAGCGTCACAAATGGCATCAGGGCAAGCTCGAGCTCATCCGGAGGTCTCTGGAGAACGGCGGAGTCGACACGGATCAGGTCACCGACCTCGAGGAGACGATTCGATACTATGTCTCAGATGGCATGAACGACGATTTCGTTGAGGACGAAGAGATGTACGAAGAGCTCAACctggatgaggaggagggcgtaTATGGCGTTCCTCAGGACGGCGACAAAGGCTCGTCGCAAGACACCCAATCCTTGGCGGAAGAACCGACACCGGAACCCGAGGTCATCAAACCTCCTCCGAAGCCGAAGGCGGTGGCGGATGCTTCGGCATCAGGACGGAGGTCCAGTGCGCAGTCCAAGTCCCCTCTACCAGCGCTGGCAACCTTGCATACGCCATTACAGACCATCAGTAGTAATGGAGCTGCGAATGGTCCGACCATGAAACCCGCATCCGTCCCCACAAGACCTGCCGAGGGCCTCAAATACGCATCTGCGgcagcggccgcggcggcatcaGACAAGATTGGCATTTCTCCCTTGCCACCTCCGCCGGGCGCCGCACCCATTACGACAGGAACCCCAGCCGCACAATCGAAGAGCAGTGCGGCAGGGTCCCCTGCAACGACGCCGGCACACCCTGTTGCGGCCAAGGAACCAGAACCCAAACCGCAGTCCGCAGCGCCCTCGAGCATCGCAAGCGAGCCCCAGGCGACGATTGCAAAGCCGACGCCGGCCCAGACCAAGGCAGAAAAACGTGCACTCAAGAACCAGGCCGCGGTAGAGGCATCGGCAGCAGCCAAGG CATCTCAAACAAACGGCACCAGGAATGGAGTCAAGCCCGCTGtcggagaggaggaggaggaagagtcGATTTACCACCTTCCTTCGTCTCTGCAAGACCTCGTCGAGTCTTTCGAGGCATCTCGCAAGCGGCCAGCGCCCTTctcttcgccctcgacgcAGCGCATGCTTCAGGCAAGCCAGGCCATGTGTCCCGACATCATGGACACGGACGTGCCCAGGACGTACCGTCCCGAGCTACGTCTGAACTCGAGCGCCGCGAACTTTCCTCAAGAGCCGCTAGCATTGTTCGACGACCCGCGACTGTACTCGCGTATTGACCCCGACACACTCTTCTACGTATTCTACTACAAGCAGGGCACTCCTCAGCAATACCTGGCTGCCAAGTCACTGAAGGACCAGAGCTGGAGATTCCACAAGCAGTACCAGACCTGGTTCCAGCGTCACGAGGAACCCAAGAACATCACCGAGGAGTTTGAGCAGGGCACGTACCGCTTCTTCGACTACGAGAGCACTTG GATGAACCGCAGAAAGGCGGACTTCAAATTTGCGTACAAATTCCTGGAGGACGATGTATGA
- a CDS encoding D-tyrosyl-tRNA(Tyr) deacylase, translating into MKAIVQRVLSASVAVDNEVISSIGKGILVLAAVAPGDTEKDAETLANKVLKLKLWDDEAGARWKKTVQDIDGEVLCVSQFTLFAKIVKNKPDFRLSAPAEDAKRIYHYFLQKVQDNYEADRVKDGRFQAMMAVSSTNDGPVSAPFGTRRNYPGLRADLQCQITFELNTEPASKP; encoded by the exons ATGAAAG CCATTGTCCAGCGGGTTCTGTCCGCCTCTGTGGCGGTGGACAACGAGGTCATTTCGTCGATAGGGAAGGGCattctcgtcctcgctgctGTCGCTCCCGGTGACACCGAAAAAGACGCCGAGACCCTTGCAAACAAGGTGTTGAAGCTCAAACTgtgggacgacgaggccggcgctcGG TGGAAGAAGACCGTCCAGGACATTGACGGGGAGGTTCTCTGCG TCTCCCAGTTCACACTCTTCGCCAAGATTGTCAAGAACAAACCCGACTTCCGCCTCAGCGCGCCGGCTGAAGACGCCAAGAGAATATATCACTATTTCCTGCAAAAGGTGCAAGACAACTACGAAGCGGACAGGGTCAAGGACGGCCGTTTTCAGGCCATGATGGCTGTATCTTCGACCAACGATGGCCCGGTTAGCGCCCCCTTCGGAACTCGTCGCAATTACCCGGGCTTACGTGCTGACTTGCAATGCCAGATTACGTTTGAGCTGAACACAGAGCCTGCCTCGAAGCCTTGA
- a CDS encoding cyclophilin type peptidyl-prolyl cis-trans isomerase/CLD produces MSAEGTETKPTRPRVFFDITVGGKSAGRITMELYSDLVPKTAENFRCLCTGEKGLGKSGKPLHYKGSGFHRVIKQFMIQGGDFTAGNGTGGESIYGAKFEDEAFPVKHDRPFLLSMANAGPDTNGSQFFLTTVPTPHLDNKHVVFGEVLNGKSVVRHIENLPTESGDKPVKEAIIADCGELTGEAALTADVKAPDAFGDTYEDFPEDCANPPDAKEVVKIATACKDFGNKAFKAGDFNLGLEKYQKGLRYLNEDPDLENEPASTKAELEALRFSLNNNSALLNLKLEAWEDTVKSATYALEVPGTKDVDRAKALYRRGFANVRLKDEETAVKDLEEAHKLVPDDKAILNELNAVKQKAAARAAKEKAAYKKFFQ; encoded by the exons ATGTCTGCCGAAGGTACCGAGACCAAGCCCACGCGCCCCCGCGTCTTCTTCGACATTACTGTCGGCGGTAAGTCCGCCGGCCGTATCACGATGGAGCTCTACAGCGACCTCGTCCCCAAGACGGCAGAGAACTTCCGCTGCCTCTGTACCGGCGAGAAGGGCCTGGGCAAGTCCGGCAAGCCCCTCCACTACAAGGGCTCCGGCTTCCACCGCGTCATTAAGCAGTTCATGATCCAGGGCGGTGACTTCAccgccggcaacggcaccggcggcgagtCCATTTACGGCGCAAAATTTGAGGACGAGGCCTTCCCCGTCAAGCACGACCGCCCTTTTCTCCTGTCCATGGCCAACGCTGGACCTG ACACCAACGGCTCCCAGTTCTTCCTGACCACCGTCCCGACGCCCCACCTCGACAACAAgcacgtcgtcttcggcgaggTCCTCAACGGCAAGTCCGTCGTGCGCCACATCGAGAACCTCCCTACCGAGTCGGGCGACAAGCCCGTTaaggaggccatcatcgccgacTGCGGCGAGCTCAccggcgaggccgccctcACTGCCGACGTCAAGGCTCCGGACGCCTTCGGCGACACGTACGAGGACTTCCCCGAGGACTGCGCGAACCCGCCTGATGCCAAGGAGGTCGTCAAGATCGCCACCGCCTGCAAGGACTTTGGCAACAAGGCCTTCAAGGCTGGCGATttcaacctcggcctcgaaaAGTACCAGAAGGGCCTGCGCTACCTTAACGAGGACCCGGACCTTGAGAATGAACCCGCCTCGACCAAggcggagctcgaggccctccgcTTCTCGCTCAACAACAACTCGGCCCTACTCAACCTTAAGCTCGAGGCCTGGGAGGACACCGTCAAGTCGGCCACGTACGCCCTTGAGGTCCCCGGCACCAAGGACGTGGACCGCGCCAAGGCCCTCTACCGCCGCGGCTTCGCCAACGTACGTCTTAAGGACGAGGAGACCGCCGTcaaggacctcgaggaggcgcACAAGCTCGTTCCGGACGACAAGGCCATCCTCAACGAGCTCAACGCCGTCAAGCAAAAGGCAGCCGCCCGTGCGGCCAAGGAAAAGGCGGCGTACAAAAAGTTCTTCCAATAG
- a CDS encoding GTPase-activator protein for Ras-like GTPase — protein MDGRACHNGGHNITPRLDWPHSQNQSLSADPSSRGMERASITNLRTSFRSNHASNPTIRAVTPEYHHPGLSPAPAANAVFDPTAPLQMPRGLTSSSPQSSPRSIPGDFSRRQGMVFNDTYGGSYDNNSNNNNNNNSASPPVRQTSNFRPRTHTMDGALRQQFMNATAREGRQRVGSFSSSGSQPLFDDARSPPPPIESLGFPSVVPARHSEIPQGATTSLKEKKLSTKRLIKRQSSRPTSPPTASTPSVDSLPIPVPTDNANNVLLMMKNLCGRMRGEIEFRTEPAGKWQIGIAYVDEEKGSLMFDSGHDGPFHIPLVSDLRGCRVAPLELPEGKRCLEVSCPTQPPLDLLLHPLLVEERDLWLAALLCWQQLRPPKVRLSNGNRSPGPTSLRPAVRRRGSENGTKPTNALIKVGQVRLWDKGLASSPRAIVKRPSTRDLRSPTTSWRVVSCLLQENGEIRLTTNDGDAVIAVVELSQLSRCAIQQLDRSVLDEEYCIGIFPHYSPISTQLSIFRPVYIALENRLLFEVWFVLLRAFALPDIFRLDPCSAEGVVEVTDLESDLAGEIFRIEKTISLRVTEAKLKPKNCSPDVGFIDRQQAKDADSLVGNYLTEVILDGEVRARSTMKTGTKNPFWREDYQFSDLPPTMPFLSIILKRVDGNLESFSHQLQASLGLSKSSSLTEVLCGSVDIPLDHIELGKDFERWLEIYDERQQVTGTMLVKLHHEELVVLHSKEYQALSTLLHSFPSGLTAQIAEALPGNLRRLSEIFLNIFQVSGHANEWLQTLVEDEIDGIGGSQNQMKKYRFSSRLKSNESMESSSDREQILRDMGKSLAGEANLLFRGNTLLTQALEFHMRRSGKEYLEQMLQAKISEINEANPNCEVDPSKLKPGENIQEHWTRLIQLTTEVWQCICKEPTKCPPELRSILKYIRAVAEDRYGDWLRTVTYTSVSGFLFLRFICPAILSPKLFGLLRDHPRPRAQRTLTLVAKALQALGNLSTFGKKEEWMEPMNKFLGSNRQSVKDYIDIICSIPVERNKVALGPSYSTPIAILGRLSPTAREGFPALPHLIDHAQNFAALVKMWTEANPVGNGEVIKPATGEEDILIFNEMCISLQERADHCYSKMDGSLHETSSLPTSEFADAMEHGSAMLESMSLSTYHNSNSATNSANNSTVWFEQDQYQPPGSAGSDVLVDAPSRRSREHRRGRDFSSLRQMSGHSEHSSSHLATLKRNGRATRHILSGIMKPFARSDSPESSPPATRGKNLERSWNTGY, from the coding sequence ATGGATGGACGAGCCTGCCACAACGGTGGTCACAACATCACGCCGCGCCTCGACTGGCCGCATTCTCAGAACCAGTCCTTGTCCGCCGACCCGTCGTCTCGCGGCATGGAACGCGCTTCCATAACCAACCTGCGCACCTCCTTCCGCTCCAACCACGCATCGAACCCCACGATACGCGCCGTGACCCCCGAATACCATCACCCCGGCCTGTCACCCGCCCCGGCTGCCAACGCCGTCTTTGACCCGACTGCCCCTCTGCAGATGCCCCGTGGTCTCACCTCAAGCTCCCCGCAAAGCTCTCCGAGATCCATCCCTGGGGACTTCTCGAGACGACAGGGCATGGTCTTCAACGATACATACGGCGGCTCGtacgacaacaacagcaacaacaacaacaataataACTCAGCCAGCCCTCCTGTGCGGCAAACGAGCAACTTCCGTCCAAGAACACACACCATGGACGGCGCACTGCGACAGCAATTCATGAACGCCACCGCGAGAGAGGGCCGCCAGCGGGTCGgttccttctcctcctctggATCCCAGCCACTATTCGATGATGCTCGCTCTCCGCCTCCCCCCATTGAGTCCTTAGGATTTCCATCCGTCGTTCCTGCTCGTCATTCCGAGATCCCTCAGGGTGCCACAACCAGCCTAAAGGAAAAGAAGCTGTCGACAAAGCGATTGATCAAGCGCCAGTCCTCTCGACCAACTTCCCCGCCCACAGCCTCGACCCCGTCGGTGGACTCGTTGCCCATTCCTGTGCCGACTGATAACGCCAATAATGTTCTGCTCATGATGAAAAATCTGTGTGGGCGCATGAGAGGCGAGATCGAGTTTCGGACTGAACCTGCGGGGAAATGGCAGATCGGTATTGCCTATGTTGACGAAGAGAAGGGAAGCTTGATGTTTGACTCGGGCCACGACGGTCCATTCCACATCCCTCTAGTTTCCGACCTACGCGGATGCCGGGTAGCACCGCTCGAATTGCCCGAAGGGAAAAGGTGCCTGGAAGTGTCTTGTCCCACCCAGCCCCCCTTGGACCTGCTACTACATCCGTTGTTGGTCGAAGAACGCGACCTCTGGCTCGCGGCTCTGTTGTGTTGGCAGCAGTTGCGACCCCCAAAGGTCAGACTTTCGAACGGCAATCGGAGCCCGGGCCCTACGTCCCTGCGCCCGGCTGTCAGGAGGCGCGGGTCCGAAAATGGGACGAAACCCACAAACGCCCTCATCAAGGTCGGGCAAGTGAGACTTTGGGACAAGGGATTGGCAAGCTCGCCAAGGGCCATCGTCAAAAGACCCTCCACTCGGGATTTGAGGTCGCCAACCACTTCCTGGCGAGTTGTTTCTTGTCTCTTACAGGAGAATGGTGAGATTCGTCTCACCACGAacgacggcgatgctgtTATCGCTGTTGTCGAGCTGTCTCAGCTGTCCCGATGTGCCATTCAACAGCTCGACCGGTCCGTACTCGATGAGGAATACTGCATCGGCATCTTCCCCCACTACTCTCCGATATCCACCCAACTGTCCATCTTCCGTCCGGTATACATCGCCCTCGAGAACCGCCTACTGTTTGAGGTTTGGTTCGTTCTACTCCGAGCATTTGCGCTGCCTGACATTTTTCGGTTGGACCCGTGCTCGGCGGAAGGTGTGGTGGAAGTCACAGACCTGGAATCGGATCTTGCTGGTGAAATCTTCCGAATCGAGAAGACGATCAGTTTGCGGGTGACGGAGGCAAAGTTGAAGCCCAAGAACTGTTCGCCCGACGTCGGTTTCATCGATCGACAACAAGCCAAGGACGCTGACTCTCTGGTGGGCAACTACCTGACTGAGGTCATTTTGGATGGGGAGGTCCGCGCCCGCTCCACGATGAAAACCGGAACCAAAAATCCTTTCTGGAGAGAAGACTATCAGTTCTCGGACCTTCCACCGACCATGCCATTCCTCTCCATCATACTGAAAAGGGTGGACGGAAATCTCGAAAGCTTTAGCCACCAATTGCAGGCGTCTCTCGGGCTGTCCAAATCGAGCAGTCTCACAGAGGTTCTCTGCGGGTCGGTCGACATTCCTCTGGACCACATCGAACTCGGCAAAGACTTTGAGCGGTGGCTTGAGATATACGACGAACGGCAGCAAGTCACGGGCACAATGCTTGTGAAGCTTCACCATGAGGAGCTTGTTGTCCTCCACTCCAAGGAGTATCAGGCGCTGTCAACATTGCTTCACAGCTTTCCGTCCGGTCTCACCGCACAGATCGCCGAAGCGCTTCCCGGAAACTTGCGGCGGCTGTCTGAGATTTTCCTCAATATCTTCCAAGTGTCCGGCCACGCCAACGAATGGCTGCAGACACTGGTAgaggacgagatcgacgGTATCGGCGGCAGCCAGAACCAGATGAAAAAGTACCGCTTCAGCAGCCGGTTGAAGTCCAACGAGTCCATGGAGTCGTCGAGTGACCGAGAGCAGATCCTCCGCGACATGGGCAAATCCCTCGCAGGAGAGGCCAACTTGCTATTCCGAGGCAACACCCTCCTGACCCAGGCCCTCGAGTTTCACATGAGGCGCTCAGGGAAAGAATACCTTGAGCAGATGTTGCAAGCCAAGATTTCCGAGATCAACGAGGCCAACCCCAACTGCGAGGTAGATCCCAGCAAGCTCAAGCCTGGTGAAAACATCCAGGAGCACTGGACTAGGCTCATCCAACTCACCACTGAGGTCTGGCAATGCATCTGCAAAGAGCCCACCAAGTGTCCGCCCGAGCTTCGGTCGATCCTCAAGTACATAAGGGCTGTTGCTGAGGACCGATACGGCGATTGGCTGCGTACCGTCACCTACACGAGCGTGTCAGGATTCCTGTTTCTCCGCTTCATCTGCCCCGCGATTCTGAGTCCCAAACTTTTCGGCTTGTTGAGAGATCATCCTCGGCCCCGAGCACAGCGGACGCTCACGCTGGTCGCTAAGGCACTCCAAGCACTCGGGAATCTTTCCACATTcgggaagaaggaagagtGGATGGAGCCGATGAACAAGTTCCTGGGCTCAAACCGCCAGTCAGTGAAGGACTACATCGACATCATTTGTTCTATCCCCGTCGAGCGCAACAAGGTCGCCCTAGGACCGTCCTACTCGACCCCTATCGCGATTCTCGGACGGCTGTCACCGACGGCTCGCGAAGGGTTTCCGGCGCTGCCTCACTTGATCGATCATGCTCAGAATTTTGCTGCGCTCGTCAAGATGTGGACCGAGGCCAACCCCGTCGGCAATGGCGAAGTGATTAAGCCTGCAACAGGTGAAGAAGACATCTTGATATTTAACGAGATGTGCATTAGCCTGCAAGAGCGCGCGGACCACTGCTACTCAAAGATGGATGGATCCCTCCATGAGACATCGTCTCTTCCTACTTCCGAGTTCGCCGACGCGATGGAGCATGGCTCGGCCATGTTGGAATCCATGAGCCTGTCAACCTACCACAACAGCAACTCGGCCACGAATTCTGCGAACAACTCGACAGTCTGGTTTGAACAAGATCAGTACCAGCCTCCCGGATCGGCCGGAAGCGATGTGCTCGTTGACGCCCCTTCGCGTCGGAGCCGCGAGCATCGTCGTGGCCGGGATTTCAGTTCTTTGAGGCAGATGTCTGGGCACTCGGAACACTCGTCTTCACATCTGGCCACGCTCAAGCGCAACGGCAGGGCCACTCGCCACATTCTGTCCGGTATCATGAAGCCGTTTGCACGGAGCGACTCGCCTGAATCATCCCCACCAGCAACGCGTGGCAAGAACCTCGAGCGGTCTTGGAACACTGGCTATTGA